TCCCCCTAATATCTAATTTAACTGTGACATTTTTCTCATCTCACTCTGTCAATCCAGTAAACGTTTGGTCAGAGTCATTGTAAGGCAAAACAAATCACATGTACGCATGCAGAGTAAGTGAGTTAATCTACCAAATTCAGGTAAGGGGACGTGCTTTCATCCCATTTTCATTCTGTCACTCCACCCTATATTATATTACTGCTCCAATCGATATGGCAGTGACTACATATATACATTGTATTCTACACACATCACTCACTACCTTACCTTGTAAGTTAGCTAACTCAAGGGTTGGGACATAAACAAACATACACAATGCACATGTACATAGCTTGCCTTAAAAACATGCATTTATACACAAATTAAACATGAGTTCAAACATACTCTAATCAGGCACTTTCTCGAATAAAATTATGACTGTCCGTACTACAATGTGCTAAACTTCATTCGGACTTATCGTAATCCATGGGACATCTGTATTTCATTGGATAAAAATTCAaacttaaatttttaaaaattcctCTCTTTGTATATTCACTTACATGACttgtaaataagtaatttttgTGAGTACATGGTTATGGTAGTTGTAGTTGTAGCGCAAAAATAACAACCTGGACGAACGGGACtaacagaaaaagaaaaatcaaaatatttttcctCACCCATTACAAAAAATTATCAACTAATAATTCGTTGAACTATACTACTTTATTATCAGTTTAATATGAATGAACAACAAACATTTCCCATTACTACTACGATTCTTGATGTCACTACTGGCGATGGAGATACTGCTGTAATTGATACAATGAATATCAGTAATAGTTATTCACCAAATACTCCGTCCAAAATTGAATTACTTTCAAATCTTACTgataaagaaaagaaatttgAACATGAAttagacaataataatgattatagttTTCAAGATGATGAACAATATCATCGTCATATACAAGACATGATGATTGATCAAAATGACGGTGATAATATAACTGAAGATACCGATGACCAAGAATATCAAGATGACTTGAATCAATCTAATAAAATGGATACATTCAATTTTAATTACTCTCTTTCTAATCCAAATGATTCTGATGattcattaaaacaattaacaaaTACAACCAAAGATACTGGtaaatcaatttattcaaaatctaataataatgatgataaaagACCAAGAAAATTTATATGTCGTTATTGCAATAAAGCATTTAGTTTAATGAATGTTCTTAAAGTTCATGAAAGAATACATACTGGAGAAAAACCATATGTTTGTGAAATATGCAATAAAGCATTTAATCAAAGTGGTATGTTATGAGTATAtttcgattatatatatataaatatatgtttaaTGACTTAGGTAACTAATATTGAATTAGGCCTTCCAGCTAAATTAATGGAAATAGTAGTTTAATCTTTAACAATATTTCGCGTAATGATGTACTTTACTTTGAACCATTCTTTAGTTATATGAAAGTTATTGATATCATTTGACTACTTGAATTGAAGTATATGCAACTGAGTTCGAGCCTGTTACTTATTGGTTAAGGTTTAAG
This genomic interval from Schistosoma mansoni strain Puerto Rico chromosome W, complete genome contains the following:
- a CDS encoding putative zinc finger protein, translated to MYACRFNMNEQQTFPITTTILDVTTGDGDTAVIDTMNISNSYSPNTPSKIELLSNLTDKEKKFEHELDNNNDYSFQDDEQYHRHIQDMMIDQNDGDNITEDTDDQEYQDDLNQSNKMDTFNFNYSLSNPNDSDDSLKQLTNTTKDTGKSIYSKSNNNDDKRPRKFICRYCNKAFSLMNVLKVHERIHTGEKPYVCEICNKAFNQSGSLNRHKNTHTKRSSDNRSYSCRFCPRQFLHSSQLQDHETMEHSMEMNISITKSNDTKDFSDNTNTFTCTLCSTNLSSKTELDLHWGQHFIQQMESGGDRFQGMEWGEVKESNVMEEETKKHENKMRRD